Below is a window of Impatiens glandulifera chromosome 2, dImpGla2.1, whole genome shotgun sequence DNA.
ggttgcaagttcgaaacatacctctagcatttttaattttatttttaaccgttttaaatttaaaaacgggtaaacccacaatccgacccaaatatccaaattaaccacagctctcgacccggcaatccggacactttaaaaattaagcatcattatatatatatagattagttagttaattaatgttaaaatgtcccgcgtttatcaaatttggtgttgaatttaaaatataaagtctttgtagcctagttggttaaagagttgtacttgttttgttagtatgcaagttcgaaacatacatctagcatttttaattttatttttaaccgttttaaatttaaaaacgggtaaacccacaatccgacccaagtatccaaattaaccacagctctcgacccggcaatccggacactttaaaaattaagaatcattatatgtatatatatatatatagatgagtcaataaataacttaattatttaatactatTTTCCCTTTAAAAACTGAAAAGGAAGTCAATATTTAAAAGTGGAAGAAGTGATTTAAACACGTCATAGAAATTGATAGACAAATACGTGTTTCTGCCTTAGAACAAacaaaagtattattatatatataaaaatacaagtAAGAGAACTGTGTGCGCCATTAAaggcctttttttttttaagcttTTGAGGATAACGAAAGTTGTTGTTTGTTGAGCAAAAACGTAGTTGTGAAGAAGCTGTTCTCATCTCTTTCTCGCAACCCAGAAAactgtatttatttattatcaaaccCTTACAATACACTTTGCGTTTCTTTTTCAGTcatctttccaaaaaaatattctcttttatatatatatatatagattataccTTCCCCTTCATTTACTTTTTGTTCGATTTCTTCATGTGCAATGCATTTCACCATTCTTCTGATTTCCAAGCTTAAACATCACATCTATGTTCATGTATGATTCTATTATCTCGATTGAATGAATTCGTGACTGATTTTCTGATTAATCCACTTAGGGATCAGATATAGATAGAGAGATAAGGGAGAAATGGGGAGGCTTTTTTTGATTAATCTTGAGGGCAAGATGTATTGTTGCAGGCACTGTCATACCCATCTTGCTCTATCTGACGACATCGTTTCAAAGGTTTTCACTTTTCCTTCTTTCAACTGATCATCATTGTTTTATGTTCTCCTTTGATGTTGTTATCTTTTACCCTTTTCATTCATTTTTGGTGGGTTGAAATTATCTTGGactttttctttgttttggTTTAGTCATTCCAATGCAGGCATGGAAAAGCTTATCTTTTCAGCAATGTGTAAGTTGTCTTATTGACAGTTTAACTGTTTGTCTTTCTGTTTTGATCTCTTGATTTGTTTGTTGTAAAGGGTTGAGCTTGAAATTAGCTATTTTGAACAGAGTGAATATGACTGTTGGAAAGAAAGAAGACCGAATGATGATGACCGGTTTGCATACAGTGGCTGATATCTTCTGCGTTGGTTGTGGATCAAGCATTGGATGGACATATGTAATATAAGATTGTTTATTTATGTTGATTTGATAATTGTTGCtgttaatgtttatttatacattttcaGGAGATGGCTCATGAAAAGAGTCAAAAGTACAAAGAAGGAAAATCTGTTCTTGAGAGGTCAGTCTCGATTACCCACCCAATACCCAGATTGTGTGGATTTCATTCATTCAGattgtatttttctatttagGGTTAAAATTTCTGGGCCAGAAGGAAGTAGCTACTGGACGAATCACCAAGTGCAAGTTGCTGGTATAAGTGATCTAGATGATATTGTTTGACAAATTAAAGCACAGTGTATGTGGTTCTCTGTACATTCTTCATTCcccatgatgatgatgatgattatgatTAATGTTCTTATTCTGCTGCCATGATACAATAATGTAATTTACATACCTACTTCTGGGCATTGTTCATTTTCTAATTTCTATGAACccaactttttttaaatatcatggATTCATGGATTCGATTTCGATCTTGCAACTATATCTACTTCCTCTTGTTGCATCATCATCTttctatttcaattttttttatgatttagtTGAAACTTAGGTATTCTAATTACTTACTGCTTGTTTATGAAGATCTTATAAGGGTTATGAGATCAGTGTCTCTTGTGACAGTAACTTGTCAGTTTTCTAGCATCAATTAGAATGAGAATCTTGCAGAATTCGATAATATAGTATTGTACCAAACTTTAATGCTAAATGTGATTTAATATGAAAACAATAATgcaataaatattagaaaatattgaacCATTTTGAGAACAATTGTTTTTAGAGatgaattgattattgttatatGAGTTTGGGggtaatttgttatttaatttgaatctAATAGCTTTGTTTGGTTTAGggttatttcattaatatttaaataacttgagGCTTTGTTTGGTATGTCTTTTTCAAATAAGCCCatacaaatcaaatattattctTCCTCTCCCATTAATCACATCACGTTCATAtactaaaatactatatattttaaattattattatttattttatttatatatattaatacattttaaagttttttttataaaaaatccattatctcttcaaaattatccccaatcattcattattttctctttcttgattttttaaatctataGTTTTATCAATcacacaaattaaattaataatcaaaatattatttaaaaagtatttctattatatataatacactttaaataaaatattcaaaaactcTTATGCATCTAAtacaattttaagtttttttttatcaaaattatatcccacctcctcaaaatcaactgccaatcattattttttaaataactcaatttattttaaaaaccctTACACGAACCTATtatcctaatttaatttaagtggAAAAAATGTTTACGTTAAAATGTCTAAATTGGAGTGGACATATATAAGTGTCACATAAATACTATTGTcgtattaatttcttaaattagaaaaacaaaagtGTTGGTTGGTGTCAGATAAATTAATAACGGAGTCAAATTGAAATGGTTGGATATGAGCCGTTGGATGGAGGGAAGTGTGGAGTGAGATGAACTCAAACTTGGGTGcaggtaataataataataataatatgcatCCGTTAGATCGAGGGTTTCCTGCGCGGTCTACTATCATTATCTGATCCATTCAGctcatttttgtttatgttaatgtttatgtttttgtttttgtttttgtttaatcttctctctctataaaaaaaaattcgaatctaagagagaaagagagagaggatGTTAATGGCGTCACAAATGAGGGACTTGGGGTTTTAAGTTTCATTGTAACGGCACATTTTCCTcttaatctctctctctctttctgcTGTTCAGATTTCGAGATGAGTCGAGGTACTAGGGCTGCTCAGGAGAGACCCCAAACAAGGAACCTAAGAATGTCGATGGTGAAAGAGAAGGAGAAAGAGAAGGATGAAGAACTTGCATTGTTTCTGGAGATGCGGAAACGGGAGAAAGAACGCGACGATCTTCTACTTCAAAGCTCGGAAGTGATTGAAGCTCCTTTAGGTAGAAAGAAATTAACTTCATTTTATACAAGAAATCAGGCCAAGACTATTTTGTAGATTTGGTTTCATGACTTGTTTTTCATTTGTAGGTGCAGAACAGGGGAGATCTCCTGTATTTGACGTCTCATCTTCTTCTATACCTGTTCCAGCAAAGAAAAATTATTCTGATGAATTCTTGAACTCAgagaatgataaaaatgattatgatTGGTAAGTATAGACTTCATACCTTCTTCATTTTCTAATTGTTAAGTATGCATATATTAAAACAATCTTCGATCTAGCTCACTTTCATCTTAAGGTTGAATCAATTATAGTTCCTAACCAAATCTTAATACAAAACCTACTAGCAAGGCCAGACCAGGCCTATTATACCCATATTAGTATGTATTCAAATGCTTAGCTTCCTGTTTTGCCTTTTGGGAGGAAAGGCGTTTTTCATTTATAATGTATCTCTACTCCATTCTTTTAAAGATCATCCATCCTACTGAACTGGCTTTCTGTTGGAGAGTGTTTAGCTTCCTGTTAACAGCCTTCTATTTTGCTGCTTTCAGGCTTATAACTCCTCCTGGCACTCCTCTTTTTCCTTCATTAGAGAAGGATTCACATAGAGCTGTTGTGAATCAGGTTGAGACATCAAAACCTCGCCCTGTGGCTCTGAAATCCAGAGTAAGAATGTGACTTTTCCTTCTTAGTGTAACAACTTCCTTAGTTTCTTTCATCCAAGATCTTATTTTTTCTGGGAAATTGGAGATATATTTATCTATGTTTATGTGCAACAATATAATGATTCATGGATAGAAACTTTCAACTAATCCAACTGAAAATAACACACAAGTGTCAATTCCACTGAAAATTGGGAAACTGATAACTGATTGCTAAACCTTTTACAAACACCTCCATGTTAATAAATCACTCACCGATTGCTCTATTTATGATAATCTATTTCTGGAAAAACTGTAAACTCATTGTTCATTTAAACATCTGCTTCATATTCATTTCTGGAACAGGAAATCAAAGGAAAAACtgttaacttattttttttcataatcatCACATGCACAACTCATTTTTGTATCACTTTTTTGTGTGTGGTGATAATAGCTTGCAAATGCTCAGCTAGAGGCTGCTGCCAAGAGTAATTTGCCATCTAGACAGTCCAATCCAGCTCCTAGCTTGAATACTTCAAGTATGAGTCTGCgcagatcatcatcatcatgtggGCCAATATCAAGACCGGCTACACCAACTGGACGTACAACATTGACTTCATCATCACCCAAGTCCACGTTGACAACATCTAAATCCATACCCACCTTACCCACC
It encodes the following:
- the LOC124926980 gene encoding protein yippee-like yields the protein MGRLFLINLEGKMYCCRHCHTHLALSDDIVSKSFQCRHGKAYLFSNVVNMTVGKKEDRMMMTGLHTVADIFCVGCGSSIGWTYEMAHEKSQKYKEGKSVLERVKISGPEGSSYWTNHQVQVAGISDLDDIV